From Podospora bellae-mahoneyi strain CBS 112042 chromosome 5, whole genome shotgun sequence:
GATACTCCAGATCGAACAAAGTCCTTTGCGAGGTCATGGGACGTGAGACGAAAGTCTGTAGGTTGGGCAGATTGTCGACAGCTGCTTCGAAAATGGGACGGAACGAGGCAATAGTATTTTCCCGCGTAGCGGTAATCGCATCATAGTCGACGCCATCCCGCGAGGGATGTGCGGGGGTGTTGAATAGCCAGAACAGGGATGTAGATGCAGTTTCCATGTGCTGATGTAGACCGTCGAGGACGCCAAGTTCCTTGCCGTCCTCAAGGTATATCTTGGGGAtagttttgtttttgttgccAAAGTCACCGAGGGCGTAGCAAATCTCAAGCCACTCAACTTCCCTCACGTGCTGAACTAGGTGAGGACTGTTGCAAATAGCGAGAAACGCGTCGCGGTCGGCAATGAGTTTGGATATGTAGATGCGGAAGAAGAGCCGGCTGGCGGCGACCGGGGCGAGGGCATGGCAGCTGAGTCTCAGGGCTTGGACGTCGTATTGGTCAAGTCAGTCGCTCCATACGATGGATAGCAGCAACTCGGCCGGCAGCGACAAAATGTATATCTTTTctggcggtgctggttcCCCTCTCACTTGTGTTGACCGCTGCTTTCGTGGCTTCATGGTTGGATGATGCGCGACGGTATGGGCAGGCATATTCGCCCAGGCATACTCACTCACCCAGCCACATTTGCCCAGACAGACGGAAAAGCTCTGTAGATAAAAGTTGTAGCGATCAGTCAAACCAACTAGTTCACATATTTATTGATTTGTACTACAGGCTCTAAATTCTCGTCCACAATAGGGCAAGTCCTGGAGCTgtctacctaggtacctgGCAATTTAATCTAGGTACTAAAGCGGAGGGCGGATCGCATCCTCACAGGTCCAACACGCCACCCCTGTGCAAGACGCATCGAATTTGGCCTTTTGAGGATACGGGCACACTACCCTAGCCTCAGTCGTGCCATCCAACCTAGTCACATTCACGGGCGAAGCCTCAGGAGCAATGCCCTGCTCGACCCAAGCCCGCAGTTGTCCCAACAGCTCGAGGGGGTTTCCACTCGGGCCGCCAAAGCAATGCTCAAGACCAGGGACTTCGTAATGTCGGTAGAACTCCTGTGTCTCCGACACAATGGCAGACACATCCTGATAATACCGCTCGGTGGCCTTGGGGGACAAGAGCTGATCGATCAGCCCATGCCAGCTGATCAACTTGCCGCCTTGTCTCTTAAACTCAGCCAAGTCTGTGTCGTCTGTCTCGAGCAAAGAAGCAAAGTCCTGTTTGGTGGCTTTCACATAGCGATCCAGCTCCCTGTGAGTCATGTTGGAAACATCCGCCGTCGAGCTCTTCTCAACAAACAACTCAAACCAGTCCTTCCCAAGCGGGTTTTCCCTTCCAACACACCCCTCCTCGGTACAATTCGTCGCCACAATTCCAGACCCGTTCACAGTCAAATCACTCCCCGGCACAAGCCCATACCATAccttcctcccatccaccctctccctcccatgCCAAGTCTTGTTCACCACCGcggccgccgcctccgtGATCATGatcaccctccctcccaactGAGCACactcaacctccctccccaccatcccaaacGGATCAAACACCCCCAaacactcctccacctcttgcacaatcccatccaccaccccatccaacccatcacACTGCTTCgtggcctcctccccaataGCATCAACCTCACAACCGAACGgccactcccccccctcattcatcaccacctgtGGCCACTGAAACCCGCCCATCGCCTCACTCCAATACACCGCCGGCGCCCCGGCAACAATCCCGTCAAACAAGCCCGGAAACCTCTGCGCAAGTACCATCCCTTGCCTCCCGCCCTGGGAGCACCCATTGAAGTAGCTGTATTCCGGCCCCTTTCCGTAAAAAGCCTTGATGATTTCTTTACCTATCAAGCCCATATCACCAAGACTTGCGCTCCCCAGATTGAGGAGGTTATACAAGTTCACGTTTCCTTCGCTTAGCAGCGCCCACCGACGGGCTGTGGTGTCGGACCCGAGGCCggcgtcggtggtgatggttgcgTAGCCTTCTCCTAGGCCGCCTTGCATGCCGGCGTAGGAGAGGTCGAAGCGGCCGGCTTGGTAGCCGCCTCCTCCTACGGCTAGGAGGCGGGAGTTccaggggttggtggggttggtggtgaggttggatgatgatgaggcggCGGGCAGCCAGGtttcgatgatgatgctgtcgTTTTGGCCTGGGTGGGTGTAGGTTAGGGTGATGTtgcagaaggagaggttggtgtaGGCGATTGCGGGGGCGGTGAGGCGGTAGATGGCTGGGACGGAGGCAGAGTAGTTGGTTaccggggtggtggtaagggagaggagggaggcggagagggggagggggagggaggagaaggtggtggggttgcAGAGGTGAAGggacatggtggtggtgagagatgTCAAGCTGGTACGGTGGtgaagtgatgatgagagttGGGAatagagggaggaggttcaATTTATAGACTGGTCATGTAGGCAGGTATCCGCTCACCATGGCGATCGACTGACACGGCAGATCGAAGTTCCGTGTGAATATGACTGCTGAAAGTTCCATGCAAATATGGCTGTGCATCGCCTCCATGCGGCTCGTTATCACATCCAAAAGCAGTTCTACACCACGCGtcgaggtgaggttgatTGAGCATGTTCAGGGAACTCACAGCGCAGGTTCATGTTGTCATTGAAGCATGGAGAGTGATCCTGTCGGGGGGCTGCTAATTCCGAGCAGCCCGAGGCAAATAATACACCGCGGAGAGCGCATAATCCTtctggttttggtttggtaGGTTAGGTTGTAATGCATGTTGGTTCACGGCTCGGCTGTGTAACGTGAGACGGCTTGACAACATTTCCGGCCACCGAGTGGCTCCAGGTGAAGATGACCTCGGGAAATTTGTCTGCGGCAGACATTGCTTAGCGGCTTTGTCATGGTCCAGGCTGTAGCGGCAATAGGGAGCCTTGGGAATATGTGCTGCCCTTGTCACTTCTTCGTGGCAGCAGCTCACCAGGAGAGGAAGACCTAGCAAAACACTAGCCATGATATATAGGGCATGCGGCCGGAATAACTTGTCGCACATCATCGACATTCACCGCCAGGAAAAGTGCCCGCCAACAAACCTGTGAATGGCACCCTACAAAGACCCACCCACTGTGCTGCCTAAACCACTAGAGAAAAAGGCACCTAGCCTGTCATAAGAGGACCAAGACCCCGGTTACTGTTCCTCATTCACGTATCGACACAACAGTAATGGCCCGTCTTCAGGACCTCCCCGTGGAGCTTCTTACAAAGATTGCCGAGGATTTCTGCTGGTGTCGATCACCTCCGTCTCACGCCGATTGCCATTGTCTGACGATACGGTGCGAAGCCATCTTGGCAGAGAGGAGACTGGCCTCGAGGCTGATTATGAGACGCTCGCCGCACTCTGCTTGACGTCCAGGCTGTTCAACGATCTCGCCACAAAGCACTTGTACCACTACATCCCGGATCTCGACTCGGAGCTCAGTGGTGGCTGCTCCTTCGAACACTGGTTACTCGCCGTGACCTTGGCCAACATGTCCGATCACTAGACATAGTGACCCGGGATTATAAAACGACACCAGACTACCCAGAAGTCGAAAGATATCTGCAGGACCAGGTGAAAGCTTTGCAAGCTCGGCGGGTAGAGGCTGGCGGAAAATTCTCACCATGGGAAGAACGGGAATTCAGCACTGGGGCGAGCAACTATCTAGTCAGTCTCTTGACATCTTTGTGTCCCAACGTGGAGAGCAATCGCGCCCGGCTCACCGGAGGTTCCTTCGATTTCTGGGGCGCTCAGACGATGTCGATGTTGAAAAAGGTTGCGTTCGAGTGGTACGATACAGAAGGCGGAATCTGTCTTGCTGGTCTCCGAAACCTTCTTCAGGCCGCTCCCAGCATTGAGAGCAGGATAATCTCACCATTCAGtcaggaggatgacgataaACTTGAGTTTACGCTGAACCAACTCACCTATTTGGAACTGAGGCACTCCATGGTGGGGGCTGGAGCCTTGGATTCCATCTACAAGTTGTGCCCAAACCTCGAGATATTCAAGTATGAGACCGGGGACGCCTGCATTGGCTATGAGCAGTTTGCACCCCAGGACCTTCAGCGGGTGACTCTGAACCATGCTCGGAAGCTTaggatgctgatgatgaaggagggCCCTGGCAGATGGGAAGAATTGTATGACGACCACCTGCATCCGGGCGTGTACGAAAGATGCCTTGGTGGAATTGAATGCTGCACTGAAGGCTCGAGGGATTGAGTGCAGGATAACGCCGTTGGAGGACGAAAGTGTTTAGATACCTCGGTAGGACTAAGATCAAAAGTTTGCGAGGTGTCAACCCACCTCGGCCATGGCTGCGTGGGTGTCTAGCctttggtggctttgggggaCATGTCGGTAGCATTCCATGTCCGAAGTGTTCCTGCAACCCCTCAccttcaatctcctcctccaacctcccgtCAGCCAGCCGCAACAATGGCCGGCTTCCTGGATCTCCCTCTCGAGCTTGTTACAATGATCGTTGAGCAGCTTTGCAAGGACAGCAACTTCGGCAACCGGTGCACCCATGCCCTCGCTTCTGTTTGCCTGACATGCAGACTTCTCAACAACTTTGGCACAAAACACCTATACCACGATCTCGAGTGTATCCAGACTTTTTGGTCACTGCTCATCCGGACACTCATCAAACGCCCTGATCTTGCACAACATGTTCGCTCCGCCAGGGTACAAGTCCAGTTACCTGTGGACTGCCCGCCCGACGTCAAAACCTACTTTCAAGAGCGAATTGAAAACGCCCATCCAGACCGGGAAACAGAGTATATGTTTAAAAAGAGGCCATATCAGTTCGCAGCTGCCATGCTCGCAAGTCTTTGCCCCAATCTGTAAACCCCTAGAGGCCCAGTTGCATCATTGGAACACGTTCCACTTTTGTCTTCCCAACACCCTGACGAGACTGAGGAGGGTTCAATTCTGGCATTGGAGCTTCAACCGGGGCGAATGGGGACCTGGGCGTCTTCTGCTCCTGATTCAAGCAGCACCCAATATTCAAGAAATGTCCCTCTCCGGGGTGTACGATGACGTGGATGGGGGTCGTGAAGGGCGAGTCCTTGACAAACTTACCCACCCAAAAATAGATTTCTGGCCAACGTGTTCACCATGGTCCCTAACCTCCACACTCTGGAGTACACGCAACATTCGGATAATGCGTGTCACGGAAGAAGACACTTTGGGCCGCAGGAATTTCTGGACGTCACACTGAGACATGTCCCAAACCTCAAACACGTGGTCCTTGAAGACGTTGATGAGAGGGCACGAGCTGCGAAAATCCGGGACGAGAGTTAGTTCGACAACCAGATCAACAATCTGAAGGTTGAAATGGAGAAGCTGGGCATTGACTTGACTTTGAGTGAATCTTGAGTCTTGTGTTGGAGATTGGATTGGGGAACGTCTATTCAGATCTTTGCATGTATTTAGATTAGACGTCTTGGTCAATACACACAGCCGTGTCTacacctctctcctcacAAACTCTTCCCCGAAGTCCAAGTGACATCCTTAATGTCCCCAACCCAGGCATAACTCGGATTCTCAGTGTAGCAATAGTCGACCACGCCCACCGGCTCAGGAATCGTCAgctcctcgccttccccgAGCGGTTCGTCGGTGTACTCCCTATGCTCGACCTTTTCGCAAAcaatgttgctgttgacggTGGCGGTCGACACTCCCGAGAAGCGGACCCTAAAGCGAACCCAACATAAGCATCATggccaaaaagaaaaggaaaaaaacaacaaaaaaaaaaaaagaaaaaactcaCGGATTCTCGGCATCCAACTCCAAACACTCCCACTCAGCCCTCAAACTcaactccttcctcccctcatccCACCTAAACTGGCATTTGTATGGCCACAACGGCCCCTCGGGCACCtgagcaccaccatcatacCCCATCTCgcactcccaccacccatccccggcAGACTTGCCCTGGTAAACGGGATTAGGGTATCTAAACCCCCTGTTTGTCTGGAGGATAATCTCAAACGATATCGAGCCGTTGTAGGTACTGAAATACGAAAACTGCCATTTGGGACTGTAGATCGAGGAGAGGGTGCAAGAGTCTTGGGTGGCAGGGACGGGGTCCTCGATGGAGTACGGCTGGAGGGTGACGACCGTGCCGAGGGTGCCTGTGAGGGAAACGGTCGAGTCGGTCGTAGGGACTGTGCAGAATTTCTTGAGGTgggtgggcgaggaggggatgggctCGGTGGTGCatgagagagggagggggagggttccGGTGGCGGAGATTTGGAGGCTGTTTTGAAAACATCATTGTTAGTTACCCAAGGTAGGAATAGAAaaagaggggaaaaaagggagAAATACGGCTTAGCTGGATTGTGATCGTCGCAGAACCAAGTCTGGCTTACAGTCACGCTGTAGGTTGCTGGATCGAACTGGACTGCGGTGGAGATGCTGTAGCGGCCGATGGTAAAGGATTGGAACTCGGTGCCGGCGCAGAAAATGTTGGTTGCTACGGGGCCCTGGGACATGCAGCTTGCCTCGTAGCCattggcgaggttggtgaggatgaaggTTAGACGCTGCTCTTTGACCGAGGTGATCTCGTCGCCGTCTTGGTCGGCCCAGATGACGTGTGAGAGGACCCAGCTGGGGTTTTCGGACTTGGCGAGGCACCCGGGGGTGTCGTGGCCGGTGGGGCCTTCGTTGTatttgggggtgagggcgacaggttggaggagggaccccttgacgaggaggggggagctgTCTGCTTTGCCGTCGGTGAGGGGGACGGAGGCTGTTCCGGCGGCGGTGAACTTTGTTCTAGGATATATCCACGTCAGTCCTCTCATCTGTCGGtcaagcatcaccaccacacttaCTCGGGGGTGCGGTCACTGCAAGACCATGTCTGGTTGACCGAAACACTCGCTCTCGTCCCGGAGATCTGGACCGACGCAACCAGGTCCTCGATCTCTTCCTCCGCCGAGCAATTGCCCCCCTGGCAAGTGTACTCAGCTGTCTGGTTCGTCGCCCTGTTCAAAAGCGAAAACGACGCCCCCCCTTCAGTAGCAGTAAGGTCCTCGACAAACCAACTCGGAATAGTAAACGATCTCGACGTGCACCCCTGAGCAGAAATCACCGCTTGCGCCGAAGCCAGCGAGACCCCAAGAGCCGCTGCACCAACAAACCAAAGACGAGCCATCGTCATCACTCCAAGAACAAGACACAATTGACGAGACCACCACAATCCATCATCAGACAAAGAACCCGGGATGGATATATACCCTCCCCGACCCCCTATCTTCCCCGCCACGAACGTGAGGAgaaccaaccccaaaaccccgCACGACGGCAATTTATCCCACGAGGTaaaaggtaggtacctacgCATCCAACATTACTATATTTCACAGATATGACCCCAATCTATTCCTCTTCTCATACGTGATTGATGAATTGATCAGGCTATTTAACTCGCAcccacatcaccacacctcctccgctccaTCATGTCCATCATTTGATTTCCCTCGTGGCCGCCACACCGTAAAGTCGAGCGGCACACCGGCACATTCTATATTATCCACGGGCCCCcctgccaagtccttcgAGAGCT
This genomic window contains:
- a CDS encoding hypothetical protein (EggNog:ENOG503PFH4); its protein translation is MAGFLDLPLELVTMIVEQLCKDSNFGNRCTHALASVCLTCRLLNNFGTKHLYHDLECIQTFWSLLIRTLIKRPDLAQHVRSARVQVQLPVDCPPDVKTYFQERIENAHPDRETEYMFKKRPYQFAAAMLASLCPNL
- a CDS encoding hypothetical protein (EggNog:ENOG503PFH4), whose amino-acid sequence is MSMLKKVAFEWYDTEGGICLAGLRNLLQAAPSIESRIISPFSQEDDDKLEFTLNQLTYLELRHSMVGAGALDSIYKLCPNLEIFKYETGDACIGYEQFAPQDLQRVTLNHARKLRMLMMKEGPGRWEELYDDHLHPGVYERCLGGIECCTEGSRD
- a CDS encoding hypothetical protein (EggNog:ENOG503P8J6; COG:S), which translates into the protein MRRYLPFTSWDKLPSCGVLGLVLLTFVAGKIGGRGGYISIPGSLSDDGLWWSRQLCLVLGVMTMARLWFVGAAALGVSLASAQAVISAQGCTSRSFTIPSWFVEDLTATEGGASFSLLNRATNQTAEYTCQGGNCSAEEEIEDLVASVQISGTRASVSVNQTWSCSDRTPETKFTAAGTASVPLTDGKADSSPLLVKGSLLQPVALTPKYNEGPTGHDTPGCLAKSENPSWVLSHVIWADQDGDEITSVKEQRLTFILTNLANGYEASCMSQGPVATNIFCAGTEFQSFTIGRYSISTAVQFDPATYSVTVSQTWFCDDHNPAKPLQISATGTLPLPLSCTTEPIPSSPTHLKKFCTVPTTDSTVSLTGTLGTVVTLQPYSIEDPVPATQDSCTLSSIYSPKWQFSYFSTYNGSISFEIILQTNRGFRYPNPVYQGKSAGDGWWECEMGYDGGAQVPEGPLWPYKCQFRWDEGRKELSLRAEWECLELDAENPVRFSGVSTATVNSNIVCEKVEHREYTDEPLGEGEELTIPEPVGVVDYCYTENPSYAWVGDIKDVTWTSGKSL
- a CDS encoding hypothetical protein (EggNog:ENOG503PIA2), whose translation is MSLHLCNPTTFSSLPLPLSASLLSLTTTPVTNYSASVPAIYRLTAPAIAYTNLSFCNITLTYTHPGQNDSIIIETWLPAASSSSNLTTNPTNPWNSRLLAVGGGGYQAGRFDLSYAGMQGGLGEGYATITTDAGLGSDTTARRWALLSEGNVNLYNLLNLGSASLGDMGLIGKEIIKAFYGKGPEYSYFNGCSQGGRQGMVLAQRFPGLFDGIVAGAPAVYWSEAMGGFQWPQVVMNEGGEWPFGCEVDAIGEEATKQCDGLDGVVDGIVQEVEECLGVFDPFGMVGREVECAQLGGRVIMITEAAAAVVNKTWHGRERVDGRKVWYGLVPGSDLTVNGSGIVATNCTEEGCVGRENPLGKDWFELFVEKSSTADVSNMTHRELDRYVKATKQDFASLLETDDTDLAEFKRQGGKLISWHGLIDQLLSPKATERYYQDVSAIVSETQEFYRHYEVPGLEHCFGGPSGNPLELLGQLRAWVEQGIAPEASPVNVTRLDGTTEARVVCPYPQKAKFDASCTGVACWTSLRLSCHALAPVAASRLFFRIYISKLIADRDAFLAICNSPHLVQHVREVEWLEICYALGDFGNKNKTIPKIYLEDGKELGVLDGLHQHMETASTSLFWLFNTPAHPSRDGVDYDAITATRENTIASFRPIFEAAVDNLPNLQTFVSRPMTSQRTLFDLEYPISTCHLQTLQNETEENPETNDWLFLFLLPVMGRPASAVANLRWYDEFPSCTFSRPFPDSAFKGLESLEIIMMEWMRRGFPGDALAGLETALLNAAPKPTMDVDSTSVEHYSQALTLGGTMLKWLGNGQFALRSLSLSSMIPSPGPLPQLIKANATSLRHLCLDNIPVSSQQIRDMAQIQGLQLESIHIVRNEEVAYGETSLLGDVYDDTSDGVSEVGDEALLNPESSGSGNGLLRTEFVTEAALLRYLRGQAPVNDDVRRVYDAVNPYNRVFISTHTRSEDDCGASERSSEDDSIEHRRSTAPRWAWGRYFHVPGHKIRGLVFAFPVPEGGTVRGHKTERWSFISRDGRVAYGDDPWEWFEDWDPDAWDREEPLPYCAALEEFANLKADAEGLSPEEYLGERWEARGLWPPEGAIQYNSIDNQESKTHQRLR